A window of Zavarzinella sp. contains these coding sequences:
- a CDS encoding DUF1592 domain-containing protein, whose amino-acid sequence MQASRIILWAPSTAAMVFALCLSLTSDCLAQSGNAGTNEAANRADAAKTFKEKVGPFVDKYCIRCHGTRPKGGVNLQSALKNPGSASSFEHWKKAVASVKVHDMPPEDAGKIPTEAERGQFLEWIGKLKYLSPKDPGPFVIRRLTKAEYANTLHVLYGVDQSIADSLPEEVVGAGFLNTISPLQSEQFLSIANKVIDQVIAPEGKEPTAVQKRLFGELPLNGANLREEARRVARSLARQAYRRPASDAELDVLVGVFDLARDNNLSYTDSLGLMWKAILVSPQFLFITPAGEVDSKEPIVPLDDYQLASRLSYMLWSAPPDAELAALADRKQLHQPGVLRAQVERLLKEERSRALFDGFGSQWLGVGDLDRQVFDPELFPQITPTLRKAMVEEARLFFESIVRENQSVVRFIDSDYTFLNEPLAKLYGLDQNVKGSEMRRVKLENANRGGLLGMPAMLATTSFPNRTSPVRRGVWVLEQVLGERVPPPPPNVPELAEQDGKKIKGLTLRQRTELHRTESTCANCHKVLDPIGFGLENFDAIGQWRVKDDGGLPIDSVGQLPNGSSFNSPAELKKLLAKREADIARNLTERLLAYALGRQLEGYDEIVVDQLMVPIAKDNYRVRTIITEVINSYLFTHRRVKGAKP is encoded by the coding sequence ATGCAAGCATCTCGTATTATCCTGTGGGCACCCTCAACTGCAGCAATGGTTTTTGCATTGTGTCTGTCTTTGACTTCCGATTGTCTGGCACAAAGCGGTAATGCTGGCACGAATGAGGCAGCGAATCGCGCGGATGCTGCGAAAACCTTCAAAGAAAAGGTGGGGCCTTTTGTTGATAAGTATTGCATTCGCTGTCATGGCACCCGACCCAAAGGTGGGGTCAATCTTCAATCGGCACTGAAAAATCCTGGCAGTGCGTCTTCGTTTGAACATTGGAAAAAGGCAGTTGCCAGCGTCAAAGTGCACGATATGCCACCGGAAGATGCAGGAAAAATCCCCACCGAAGCCGAGCGGGGGCAATTTCTCGAATGGATTGGCAAACTGAAATATTTGAGCCCGAAAGACCCGGGGCCTTTCGTGATCCGTCGGCTCACCAAAGCAGAATATGCCAATACGCTGCATGTATTGTATGGTGTGGACCAATCAATTGCCGACAGTCTGCCCGAAGAAGTCGTTGGTGCGGGATTTCTCAATACTATTTCCCCTCTGCAATCGGAGCAGTTTCTGAGCATTGCCAACAAGGTGATCGATCAGGTGATTGCCCCTGAGGGAAAAGAACCGACGGCAGTGCAAAAGCGACTGTTTGGCGAGTTACCGCTGAACGGAGCGAATCTGCGAGAGGAAGCCCGCCGAGTTGCCCGATCGTTGGCACGGCAAGCCTACCGTCGCCCAGCATCAGACGCAGAACTGGATGTGCTGGTAGGAGTATTCGACCTCGCCCGCGACAACAATCTGAGCTATACCGACTCGTTGGGCCTGATGTGGAAGGCGATTCTCGTCTCTCCCCAGTTCCTTTTCATCACCCCAGCCGGGGAAGTCGACTCGAAAGAGCCGATTGTGCCACTGGATGATTACCAATTAGCCTCCCGGCTTTCCTATATGCTGTGGTCTGCCCCACCGGACGCGGAATTGGCCGCACTGGCCGATCGAAAGCAATTGCATCAGCCGGGAGTGTTGCGGGCACAAGTAGAGCGACTGTTGAAGGAGGAACGGTCGCGGGCACTGTTCGATGGTTTTGGCAGCCAGTGGCTGGGTGTGGGTGACCTGGATCGGCAGGTGTTCGATCCGGAATTGTTTCCACAGATCACCCCCACACTCCGCAAGGCAATGGTCGAAGAGGCCCGCTTATTTTTTGAAAGTATTGTGCGGGAAAACCAAAGCGTGGTACGATTCATTGACAGTGATTACACTTTTCTGAATGAGCCACTCGCAAAACTGTACGGTCTGGACCAGAATGTCAAAGGCAGCGAAATGCGCCGGGTTAAGCTGGAAAATGCCAACCGTGGTGGTCTGTTGGGTATGCCTGCGATGCTGGCGACGACCTCTTTCCCCAACCGCACCAGCCCGGTTCGGCGCGGTGTGTGGGTGCTGGAGCAGGTGTTGGGCGAACGTGTTCCCCCACCCCCACCGAATGTGCCAGAACTTGCCGAACAGGATGGGAAGAAAATAAAGGGCTTAACGTTGCGGCAGCGAACCGAATTGCACCGCACCGAATCGACGTGTGCGAACTGCCACAAGGTTCTCGACCCGATTGGATTTGGTCTGGAAAATTTCGACGCAATTGGCCAATGGCGGGTGAAAGATGACGGCGGCCTCCCCATCGACTCAGTGGGGCAACTTCCGAATGGCAGCAGTTTCAACAGCCCAGCCGAATTGAAGAAACTGCTGGCAAAGCGAGAAGCAGATATTGCCCGAAATCTGACCGAACGGCTGCTGGCATATGCACTGGGGCGACAACTGGAAGGATATGACGAAATTGTCGTGGATCAGTTAATGGTTCCGATCGCCAAAGACAACTACCGCGTGCGGACGATTATTACCGAAGTCATCAATAGTTACTTATTTACTCATCGCAGAGTCAAAGGAGCAAAACCATGA
- a CDS encoding YggS family pyridoxal phosphate-dependent enzyme has protein sequence MIGHLQRNKVADLLPHVGWIHSLDSERLLAEVGKQATHQQRSIEGFLQINISNEEQKHGFSPETFAEMSPDQTPPGVRILGLMGMAAYTEDAEEIRPTFRALRQLFEKHAPRWRAAGHPFDQLSMGMSGDFAVAIEEGATTVRIGSLLLEGLKEG, from the coding sequence ATGATCGGTCATCTGCAGCGGAACAAAGTGGCCGATCTGCTCCCCCACGTGGGCTGGATTCATAGTCTGGATTCAGAACGCCTGCTGGCCGAAGTAGGCAAGCAGGCCACCCACCAGCAACGATCGATCGAAGGTTTCCTGCAGATCAATATCAGCAATGAAGAACAGAAGCATGGTTTTTCGCCCGAAACTTTCGCAGAAATGAGCCCAGACCAAACCCCACCTGGGGTACGAATTTTGGGCCTGATGGGAATGGCTGCTTATACGGAAGATGCCGAGGAAATCCGCCCCACCTTTCGTGCCTTGCGACAATTGTTTGAAAAACATGCCCCACGCTGGCGTGCTGCGGGCCACCCATTTGACCAGTTATCCATGGGCATGTCCGGCGATTTCGCAGTGGCTATTGAAGAAGGCGCTACCACTGTCAGGATTGGCTCCCTGCTGCTGGAAGGCTTGAAAGAAGGATGA
- a CDS encoding DUF1552 domain-containing protein, translating to MNFQSHVNRRAMLKGVGVSLALPFMDSLGWAAGGKGNLTTKPPVRLAFMYMPHGVIMDQFWPKNPETFLKTPPPALESLRPVIDQCLLMKGISGIPINPFNGAPHALELSTWLTARLPDPDTRSKVNIAISADQIMANYVGGHTLLPSLELATMPQTHKENQEGLHEAYYSHCSYRSPTQAMPAEIDPRRVLNRLFGKSDKPGNSAQANPLDRKMLDLVLGGAKDLRRKLPVYDQQKLDEYLDSVRSVERRIAAIEDRQKDAAMEKAGVRSSKRFDSDSPQIEIKIPEGDKRSEYMQVMCDLTVLAFQTDTTRVSTYIGSTPNGVSYPELGFRDVHHSQTHHNNQKEMVRKVAAITKFNIDQFAYMVKKMAGLREGAGTLLDNSIMMWGSGLEDGNRHTRANLPFIIAGKGGGSIKTGQFLATTKGNQGDLLMTILACAGVPLDRPIGIGTKQIKEMFANG from the coding sequence ATGAATTTCCAGTCTCATGTCAATCGCCGTGCCATGCTCAAAGGAGTGGGGGTCTCGCTTGCTCTGCCGTTCATGGATTCCCTCGGGTGGGCTGCTGGTGGTAAAGGCAATCTGACGACAAAGCCACCTGTGCGGCTCGCCTTCATGTATATGCCCCACGGTGTCATTATGGACCAGTTCTGGCCCAAAAACCCAGAAACTTTCCTCAAAACACCACCACCAGCACTGGAATCACTTCGTCCGGTCATCGACCAATGCCTGCTGATGAAGGGTATTTCCGGCATTCCCATCAACCCATTCAATGGGGCACCACACGCACTGGAGCTGTCAACCTGGCTTACCGCACGACTTCCGGATCCAGATACACGCAGTAAGGTCAACATTGCCATTTCTGCTGACCAGATCATGGCGAACTATGTGGGCGGCCATACGTTGTTGCCTTCGCTGGAACTGGCGACGATGCCGCAGACCCATAAGGAAAATCAGGAGGGCCTGCACGAGGCTTATTATTCCCACTGCAGCTACCGCTCTCCCACGCAGGCAATGCCAGCAGAGATCGACCCACGCCGGGTGCTGAATCGCTTGTTTGGAAAAAGTGACAAACCCGGTAATTCTGCTCAGGCCAATCCACTCGACCGGAAAATGCTCGACCTGGTTCTCGGTGGGGCAAAAGATCTTCGGCGAAAACTGCCTGTTTACGACCAGCAGAAACTGGATGAATATCTCGATAGTGTGCGTTCCGTAGAACGGCGGATTGCGGCAATCGAAGATCGGCAGAAAGATGCAGCGATGGAAAAAGCTGGGGTTCGCAGCAGTAAGCGGTTCGATTCCGATTCTCCCCAGATTGAAATCAAAATTCCCGAAGGCGATAAGCGAAGTGAATATATGCAGGTGATGTGCGACCTGACCGTGCTCGCCTTCCAGACGGATACGACGCGGGTAAGCACCTACATTGGTTCCACACCGAATGGAGTATCCTATCCCGAACTGGGCTTCAGAGACGTCCATCATTCCCAGACCCACCACAACAACCAGAAAGAGATGGTGCGGAAAGTCGCGGCGATTACCAAGTTCAACATCGATCAGTTTGCCTACATGGTGAAAAAGATGGCCGGTCTGCGCGAAGGTGCGGGCACACTGCTCGACAATTCCATTATGATGTGGGGCTCCGGCCTGGAAGATGGCAATCGGCACACCCGTGCGAATCTTCCGTTTATCATCGCTGGCAAAGGTGGTGGTTCGATCAAGACTGGGCAGTTCTTAGCCACGACGAAGGGCAATCAGGGCGACTTGTTGATGACAATTCTGGCCTGTGCGGGGGTTCCGCTGGATCGGCCCATCGGTATTGGAACCAAACAGATCAAAGAAATGTTTGCCAATGGCTGA
- a CDS encoding sigma-70 family RNA polymerase sigma factor, protein MWPTEETTHQLLDRANAGDAGAVEQLLTEYREPLRQVIQLRLDPALRIRADASDIVQDVMVEANLRLREYLQNPRMPFHLWLRHMAQDRIIDTHRRHRVAQRRSIDREQAIVRPAWSDQSSIMLASQLICGDATPASEAIQQELQARLEQALSTLNEEDRDIILMRHHEQLSNQEVAKILELSEAAASMRYLRALRKLRAALLPTADSSENLGNG, encoded by the coding sequence ATGTGGCCGACAGAGGAAACGACGCACCAATTACTGGATCGGGCCAATGCGGGTGACGCGGGTGCTGTGGAACAGTTGCTGACAGAGTACCGCGAACCGTTACGACAAGTGATTCAGTTACGGCTGGACCCCGCCTTGCGAATCCGTGCCGATGCCAGCGATATTGTGCAGGATGTGATGGTCGAAGCCAACCTTCGACTGCGGGAATATCTGCAGAACCCGCGAATGCCCTTTCATTTGTGGTTACGGCACATGGCCCAGGACCGCATTATCGACACACACCGTCGTCATCGCGTGGCCCAACGCCGAAGCATTGATCGTGAACAGGCAATTGTGCGGCCAGCGTGGTCGGATCAGTCGTCGATTATGCTGGCCTCCCAATTGATCTGTGGGGATGCCACCCCCGCTTCGGAAGCAATTCAGCAGGAACTGCAGGCCCGCCTGGAGCAGGCACTATCTACTCTGAACGAAGAAGACCGCGATATCATTCTGATGCGGCACCACGAACAGTTATCCAACCAGGAAGTGGCAAAAATACTCGAACTCAGCGAGGCGGCAGCCTCAATGCGCTATCTGCGTGCGTTGCGAAAACTGCGTGCGGCCTTGCTTCCCACTGCCGATTCCAGCGAAAATCTCGGAAATGGCTAA
- a CDS encoding PQQ-binding-like beta-propeller repeat protein, translated as MRCFLLVLCWVIGTNALVAQPATTKYDWPQFLGPNGDSQSPETGILTQWPANGLKILWEAEMGQGFAPPVIQAGKLYHFDRFRDTNRLTCRDAITGKSLWKYEYETDYIDSYGYSPGPRACPVVDGERVYCYGPEGMLVCLKSTDGTVVWSNDTRKNYHFQQNFFGVGSVPLVYQDLLIVAIGGSPKGERVFDLRDAKGNGTAIVAFDKKTGKEIYRFGNELASYASPTIRKIADKDVGLYFARGGLVLFDPKTGKELTSFPWRAEILESVNASNPTVVGSQILLTECYGPGGVLLDYQQNKLKVLWSDVEKDRDEKSLRCHWNTPVHRDGYVYGSSGRHENEATLRCVRWKDGEVMWEKKGLSRTSLLWIDGHFLCLSERSELILFKENHQKYQEIAVWKTDLDYPAWAAPIVCNGILYLRGADRLIACEIMKKR; from the coding sequence ATGCGCTGCTTTCTGCTGGTATTGTGCTGGGTAATAGGCACCAATGCCCTGGTGGCCCAGCCTGCCACAACCAAGTACGATTGGCCACAATTTTTGGGCCCCAATGGCGATAGCCAATCGCCCGAAACAGGAATTCTGACCCAATGGCCTGCGAACGGCCTGAAAATTCTGTGGGAAGCGGAAATGGGGCAGGGATTTGCCCCACCGGTCATCCAGGCGGGGAAATTATACCACTTCGACCGCTTTCGCGATACGAATCGACTGACCTGCCGAGATGCGATCACAGGCAAATCGCTTTGGAAATACGAATACGAGACCGATTACATTGATTCCTATGGCTATAGTCCGGGCCCACGTGCCTGTCCTGTAGTGGATGGTGAGCGTGTCTATTGTTATGGGCCGGAAGGGATGCTGGTGTGCCTGAAAAGCACAGATGGCACAGTCGTCTGGAGCAACGATACCCGCAAAAACTACCACTTTCAGCAGAACTTCTTTGGTGTGGGCAGCGTGCCACTAGTTTACCAGGATCTGTTGATTGTTGCCATCGGTGGCAGCCCCAAAGGAGAACGGGTCTTCGATCTTCGCGATGCCAAAGGCAACGGCACGGCCATTGTGGCGTTCGACAAGAAAACCGGCAAGGAAATCTACCGCTTTGGCAACGAATTAGCCTCATACGCCAGCCCCACTATTCGCAAAATCGCCGACAAAGATGTGGGACTCTATTTCGCTCGAGGTGGGTTGGTGCTGTTCGATCCCAAAACTGGAAAAGAACTGACTTCCTTCCCCTGGCGTGCGGAAATTCTGGAAAGCGTCAATGCCAGTAACCCCACGGTAGTGGGCAGCCAGATCCTGCTGACGGAATGCTACGGCCCAGGAGGGGTGCTGCTCGATTATCAGCAGAACAAGTTAAAGGTGCTCTGGTCCGATGTGGAAAAAGATCGCGATGAAAAAAGTCTGCGGTGCCACTGGAACACTCCCGTTCACCGCGATGGCTATGTGTATGGTTCCAGCGGCAGGCACGAAAACGAAGCCACCTTACGGTGCGTGCGATGGAAAGACGGTGAAGTGATGTGGGAGAAAAAAGGCCTCTCTCGCACGTCGCTTTTGTGGATTGATGGCCATTTCCTTTGCCTTTCCGAACGCAGCGAACTGATTTTGTTCAAAGAAAACCATCAGAAGTATCAGGAAATAGCCGTCTGGAAAACAGATCTTGATTACCCGGCATGGGCCGCACCCATTGTGTGTAACGGCATCCTGTACTTACGTGGTGCGGATCGTTTAATTGCCTGCGAAATCATGAAAAAGCGATGA